The DNA sequence attgtattattttaataaaaataattgaacaTGATATACAATTATACACTCAAGGTTTTAAAACAgtgttttattttctaatatttttgtaaaactaatataatatttatctttttaaaaatttttttcggCGCCAAAATCTTTCTATACATTTATCCGTCCGTCTTTCTCAATTATAACAATAGAAAAGACTAATAAAGAAGCCAGGAACAAAGGAAACCctgtgataaaaaaaaatagtatcaTCCGCAAGTTCCTAGTAACATTTCTGAATTATGTCGGCCGGAATTCTCTCTATATACAAACAGCCGTAACTATTTGATctgtaacaaaaaatataacaccaaAAGCAAGTATTTAACTAAGGAAGAAACCAAAAAACCCTTATTGACTCTAAAGGGGGCTCATGAAGGTGGATAAGGGTCCCTACATGATAGGCTATAGCTTTTATCGAAGGCGATAATGTACAAGATTAAAGATATACTAGGTAGATTTTATTTGTCTGTGTATCTCCCAAAAAGGAGAAACGAAGTATTCACATGATGCCCATCAGGCGAATGTTCAGCTTTTGGAGCTGGTTTGACAGGTTCCTTATTTGAAGATGGGAATGATAGAGACAGGGAAAGAGATGCAGCAACACTGTCATCACCCTCTTTCTCATCCGCCACTACTTCAGGTGGCTTTTCCTGGTTATTTTTCTTGTCACCATCCCCGACAAGAAAAGGGAACATACCCTTACGTGGTGGTAGTGGCGGTGCTGGCGGTGGCTGTGGTTTTGTTTCGCCCCCCAAAGCAAGCTCTAGGTTTGGAATCCCAACTTGAAATTGACCCTCATAATCACATGGCCCCTCCACTGGCATGCCATTAAGCATCAAGCGTGAGTCATTTTTCTGATGCAAACCGACAGGAAAGAAGGTTCTTTCCATAGTTCCAAGGTCCTCATGAATGACTTTATCTAAGCAAGCTTCTTTGCATCCTCTACCCTCAACTGAAGATAAGGTACCGGGATGGTTTGCCGGGGCTGTAAAACTGCCATTGAAAGATTCCCTACGACCTGAACTGCAACTTGCATAAATTTCACCGAAACCTGACTTGAGCTTCTTGCTGGAAGTTTCTCCATCTTCCAATTTCTGATAACTATCTGCGGAAGCCTTCAAAACTGCATCTGAAACATCTATATGCTCAACTCTTTTATCATTGGTTTGCTCACAATTGGTGCCTCTTATAGTCGGGTCTTCTTGAAAGGTTGCCTCCATGTTAACATTGAGATCTTCTTCTATCAGTTTCCTTTTAGGCCTTCGCTGATCTTCATCATTGTTAGTTCTTTCTGAAATTTGATTCTTTGAGGTATTGCTTGCAGCATCTATCTCTTGTTTGCCAGCAGAAGGAATCCCAGAAGACAGAGAGTTCTCCTTGACTGaaatatcaaaatcaatttttgttTCCAAAATCCTGCTACTTACATGCGTTCCCATTGCTTCAGGAGGTGTGGGGATTCTGTGCTGTCCATCTTTCTGCACAAAGCAAGAACATCAAACCAACCACTCTACATATTCCATAATCtatgaaatcaaaataaaatttgaaattttaaactattataaatCACTGACATCACAGCATTGACAAAGAAAATTTTAAGTATATCAAATTAAGCattgaagagtagaagtatTACCGGAGGTGAACCTGGAGAGTGCATTTGTTGGCACAATTGTTCACTGCTTGTCGGATTCTTTGATGCAGATTCCGCGTTGATTCTACTATCTTGCCTCCGTAAGTTTACTTGTGGACCCAAACGTGCCTGGTCAAAAATAGTTTCTTTAATATCAAAATCCCCACTTAAAATAGTATCGCCTTGGTCCATGGAAGTGGATGAGAGAACTTCACTGCAGGTTTTACCACAAGCAATTGGTTGTTCATCCATCCGCATTGGTGAACAGTGGGTTTCAGACAAAGTCATCACAGCAGTCAGAGAACCCTTCTGAACTGGCAACGCATTCAAACTGGGACTACAAATCTTTTTTGCAGAATCAGAATTATTCCTCCTCTGCCCTCTAAATACACCCCATAAGTAAAACAACATATTCCAACCTGCagataaaaatgaaattaaaacaattaattttcTTATGTTGTGATATAAACTATTAGTGGTTCTCACAAGGAACGATTAAAAATCCATACGCTGAGAATTTTCAGGAAGCTGATTGGAGGGGAATATAAGAAGTTCAACACCATCAAAAATTCCTTTAAGCGCTAAATCATTTCTAATCATGTGATCCAGTAGACCCTTGTAGTGTCTCTCGTAACTGCATgagaaaattattaaaaaaagtagATAATTACTAGACAGAAAATCAGAGAAACGTGTTTTCAACTTTTTATTTGGCAGCTTTCtgtcaataaaaaaaatgatattcATATCCTTGCCTTTCAATGTCTTTAGCAAAAAAGTAAAGTGCAATATTATCTTCCTTTGCCCCGCCTTGATGAAATTGTGTAGGCCACGTGCTCAAGCGAGAAATTTCATTGAGGGAAACCTCAGGAAGAATCTTGTTCACTACCTCAAGAACCTTAGGGGAAGCACATGTGGATAAATGCGCTTGAATACCAGTACATAAGTCAGGCGGCTTTCCGCTTCTATGCATTCGAAAGACACCTCTGCATGAAAAACAAAGCTTGTAGATCTTACTTCAAAGTTAAACATTATAACATGAACAAAACAAGGGCAATAAAGAATAAAGAGAAACTAGCTTATCACGAAATGTTACACACTGCCAAATGTATTCATATTCTGGAAAGACTGATATCTTTGGAAGAACACTTGAGACAGCCAAAGCTTGATTGCGAAAGTCTCTAACTACAGGATTTCCAGGAGTAGGACCAACAGATTCTAACTTTCTAGGTTGTGATCCAAAATCAGCTGGACAAAAGCTATGTTGCTTCGAATCATTGGAAGACGAAGTTTCAAATGTAGGATTCTGAAGGATATCCTGCCTCACTTTTGTTTCTTCAGTAGAAACAATATTCTTTGGAGTGTCAATAACAAACGCCTTATCTTGAGAAGTgacttcggacttcatgtctaTGGCTGATGTAAGAAACTTCTCAGTTTGGTCAGGCACTTCTTTCCTCTTGCATATTTTGGGCCTTCTAAGTAAAGCTGCCTGGATTGCAGCTTTCAGTCTATTATCTTTATGTGTTTTGTCTTTTGAACTGTTTGGGCCAGTGGCTGATCCTTCCAGGCCAAATTCCTGTTTATCAACCATGCAACATTCTGTAGCATGGCCTAAATCCTTACATTTGTGACAGAATGGGCTTTCAGAAGCATTAGTAAGACCAGACCTTACACAATCACCAGAACTACCTTTGGTTTTATCAACCTGATTTGTTATCTCTCTTGATTGAGGCAGCCCATCTAATTGAGTTTCATCACCACTGGTTGATGTTCTCTCTGAAATTTAAGGAATCGAATAAGAGGAAATCTTTGCAGATTTCATAGTTCAACTTAGTTCTAAGCACAAAATGACAAGATGAACCAAAAGATGATCCATTGAAACTAAAATAAGACAATTTCATAAGCAATGCTGTTCCTAAACTGAAACAAAAATACCTAGACAGCTAATTGGCATGTAAAAACAtcatgttaaaaaataaaagtaacaTAACAGGAAAAATATGTTTCCCATCAGGACCACAACTGAACTAACTAGAGGGTCCAAACACTTACGGCTTGTATTATTCTTAGACTTCAATAATGAATTTGATCTCCCATCTTGGTTGACCTTAAATTCGtgattgttgttaattgttGAAGGTTTAGCAGTTTCGCTACGAGGGGTAAGCTTCTGATCACTCTTAGATGTCAGAAGAGCAGAACTAGCCATGGTTGAACAAACAACAGGCCGATCAACCCTAGAGAAAAATTTCCTATCAGAGGCACCTGATTCTTTTGCTAGTTTTGATCCTTTTTGATCTGCAGTAGTTCCAGGTTTGGAAGTAACCATTTTGACTTTTGATTCAGTGGCACATGAATGGCCCAAATTTGAGGATTTCAATGAACTAGATTTGCTTATCATTCGTCCCGGCATTTCAATATTCTTAGAGGTATGTTCACCAGCCCCTTTCTTCTTTTGCGGGACTTCATCAACAAGTTTGACTCTGGGCttggaattgatgttgttgaatgaatTTGACTTTAACAATGTACCTAAACAAGAATCCACAGCTacatatataaacaaaaaaatatcttagGAAGGTAGAAAGGTGTTCACAAATGTAAAATAGATCCATACTCTTAGCTGTTTGACTCCGAGGACCAGCAGATAGAGAACGAGCAAGTTCTATGTCATTGCCATTGGAGTGGTTACAAATGGAGGTCTGATGATCAGACTTCAACTTTCCTTTATCAATGCTCTTGAACGAAGACTCTCGCGACAGTGGAAATATTTTCTTGGGGCTTGACCCCTTTGGTGACCCTTTACTTGATTCAAGAGCTTGCCTTTTCCCTGCCTTTGCCAATTCTTCACCCTCGGAAGGCCTTTTACCAGATATTTGCGCAGTTGAACAAACTTTATGGACCTTTTTCTCTTCAACATCTGCaaccaataaataaataaatgaaagcaGAAATCtgtgtttgaaaaaaaattcacaGATATGCTAACACACAGCAATATATGTGGTGCTCGATATGGTGCCCTAAACGGAAGCAAATTCAGCATGAAAAAGAAATGTGTGTGAAGCAGGATAAAGAATAAAGGGTCTGAAATTTGAACATTATCCTGTTTTTCCCATGTACTACCATATGTGAAACTTCACTCTTACCCAGCCGATGTTTTTCAGTCTCCTCAGCATACTTGCATTCTTCACATAACCAGTCACCTTCTGGGACCTTTTCGAGCATTTCTCGCATGCAATAGCTGATTCACAGAAATAAGAATTATAAGTCATTTCAGTCAATGAGAATATATGGTAATCTAATAGAAACTAGGATTGTGTATGGAAGGTTCATATGCTCACGTGTGCTCTGCACCATCACTGCATCTACTACATATTGCAAGTAGCTCCTCGCGACCAGCATCTCCACAGATGTCACATACCTTTACCTATTTTCCAGTtaataaaatcatgaaaatgCTTTTCCTTGTCATAAGCAACATAAACTTTTTTTGCAAGAGAAATGGAAGTTTGAGTAAAGGAATACGGAAGTTCTTGAATGATTATAAGCTGAGTAAATAGCATTTGCAAATCATTTCCCTATACCACAACAGAATCATTGAAAAATTCAAACCAGTACAATCCACTCCTCACATTTTCATCTTTATCAAGTTTAGTTTCAAAGAAAAGTATAAGAACAGTAAAAGGAAATGTACCCACATCATGCTCAACATCTGAGTCATCGCTCACATCTCCAGATTGAGCTTCGGGCTTCACGGGTGATTTAACAAGCTCCCCCTGCTTCTCGTGCAGTCCATCATGGGCTGGAACTTTACGATCTTCGTCTTTCACATCACCAACACCATTGTCACTATCTGCTTCTGACTTTGGATATACTTTTGCCGAAAACTTGCTAGTAGTGCCATTAACAAGGCCTTTGTTATTTGCAAGTAATTTTTCACCTGAAAAATTAGCAGTGATTATCTCCTTGGTTGGCGATGACTCAACATTTCCAACACAGCATTCTGATGAATTCTCTGGCATATCTGCATCTTTAGAAGAGGGTATCTCACACAAGCCTGATATATAAACAGATGGCCCACTTGTAGATCCTTCTACTCCTAAGTGACTAACTGAGGATGAACTACaagaaatatttattttgtctGCATCTCTTTGATGGCTATCACTAACTAAATTAGCATTACTGTTTCTACTGATACACGAAGAGCTGTCATCAGGTCCTTCTAAACACTTGGCATCGTGATACTTCTCTGATAAAGTTTGTGTGGTTTCAGCATTTTCAGACAGAGATTCATGACCAGAATTAACACTAAGCAAGTTACTGGTTTCACTGACAGCATGCTTCAATCTTTCACAAGCTGTACTCCTATGAGAAGATAGATCACTCACATCCATAGAAAACTGACTGGGTTCCCCTGATCGACAATTTTCATCAGAGCATTCTTCAGCCTTTGTTCCAGTTAGAGCTCGATtaagatgcatgcaagatgaACAAGGAGCTGAGCAAATATTACAAGTCCCTGATTCAAGTTCCATATCAGCGTTCTGGATCATAGAATGTTTGACAGACTTTTTTTTCCCCCAATTCTTGTAGTACCTGATGTGTTAAAACCAATGTTAAAGGAAGTTGATCATTGATTCAGACTTCGCTAATCAAAAATAGCTCTCACTAATTCTTTCTACAAGGCTAAAGTTCCATCAAACGACAAATGAGATCATCAATGTATATCATACCCTTCACCTTTATTTATCTATAGTTTTAGTTCGACCTTAGGTCCTTGACTTCAatcataaattaaatattaagtGACAAGCCTTACAAAGTAGTAGAGATGAAAGCTGGTTGGTTGTTGATTTTAATGTTCATTGCTTAACCTCTAGGGAGATAATAACATAATCAAGAATAATATGGTAACTGATAATGGATAAATCATAAATGGGAAAGAGATTataaatgattaaaaaaaatttcagaagCATTGAAGTTAATTATTCCTGATGAAACTTAGCATTCATTAAAATCAAAGCATCTAACTTCTAACATtgtcataaataataaaagaaggAATCAAGACAAAATTATCAAACTACAGTGTGTTCCAAATGCAGTTGCCACTATACATATTTGAGCTAAAAAGAGAACAGATTGTGAATTCCAAACTACATTAACAATTATCATCTAGAAGGTGATCCCAAACTACATTAACAACTATCATCCATCCTAATTCTTGCAAACATAAGAGCAAACACCTTGCAAGCACTAATccataaattctttctctgaGAACCAAATAACATATTCAACTATTGCAAATTTGCATAACCACATATAAACGCTAAGTCTATTAAACTAACCAATAAAACATGCAggcgaaaatttcaaaaaaagtCCTGTAATCAACCCTAACTCCAAGACACTGAATCAGCTCACCCTATAATAACAACTAACAAGTACCAAACTTAACAAAACAACTTCCCACATAACTACAGATATGAacgaagaaaagaaaaacaaaatggatatatataaatatgaacAAATCtgaataattaatataacatgTTACCCTAAATAGGAATGGATTCAGATAATCACAAGCGTCTTGCTTCCAAACACATTGCAAAAGAGTCCGGGGCGTTCAGCCATTGGCGTTGCGGCAATCAAAGCGTAAAGTGCCTTTAAACGACGCCGTTTTGAAGCCACCAAAAACCTCTCccctctctttcttcttcaatttgcAAAAAAATAAGAGTTTCTAGCTTTCTGTGACGACAACACCGACCAACCAAAAATGCACGAATTCAAAGTGCAGATACAGAAAAACTTAAAAACACACGATCCGATTAGAATTCTCGTTCCAATTTTTATAGTAATTGATAAATTAGCAATCAGTTCATAAATTGttttcttcccttttctttttttcccccTCCCTCTGCGATCTGAAGCggtgaaaaaaagaaaacaaaaatctcAGAGATGAGTTTTTATCAAATGAGAATTTAATCAATTTGTCAATTTATATAATCTAACGGAGCTCTCGCTCTCTCTCGTGTCTCTAAAATTCttctgtgttttttttttccacacGAATTTCCTTTCACTCTTCCCTAAAATTATTTTTCCGCATGctgcaaaataaaattgacaataaatataattaaatgcAAAATTGAAAAATGATTAAGGTATTATATTAAGGATCTCTTGGATGAATTTTtaagaaataatattttttgagttattttttaaaaaatcttttaaaagaataaaaataattttatatttaaatattttatataaattttttatttattaattatatttaagtataataatataaaaatattttttgtttatttattatataaaaatatattttttaaaaaaatatattttaaaaaattttaattataattttttaaaatattttttaattttttaatatattttttattattaaaaatttataaaaaattaaaaaataaaaaaaaattatattaaaaaaattctattaatttaataatactCAAACAagcatataatattttttgtattagtTTTGTTAATAAAATACTAACGTGATTAATTGGGCGTATTATACCATTATTTTTGTAggtgtaaattaaattaatcttaaattatatagaaattattttagatatggaaaaaaaaaagtagtgtATTACTTAAATATTGGTGTTTAGAATATTTTACAGAAATGTAGAGGTGCCAAAAATACTACTCAATATGCAGGTTTTGTGTTAGctttttcataaaataaaaacagttttATTAGAGATTTTCAGCAGAAATTCGCCACGTATCATATTCCCAGGCAACATGCAGATTCCGTGTTAACGTAGCAGAGATTTTGCGCAAATTTTCGAGGTAACTTTATCATAGATTCCAACAGAGATCCGCCACGTGGCAGTTGCAAAGCAACATGCAGCATCCCTGATACTCTTTGCAGAGATTCTCCGCATGTTCTCAAAGTACATTGATCAGTGACTCCAAATACGCGAAAGCCACGTGCACCATCCAAGCAACACGCAGGATGCGTGGTAACGTCCTTCCATCACGTGTCGGCCATGCAGCAGCATGCAAGTAACGTGTTGACTGCTGTCTCTATACAAGAGGCAAGCTTTGCTTCGCGAACAGGTGTCATTTACGGTTTAGTTTGGTTCCAGTGTATAAAAGCGGAGGTGGAGTGGGGCTTGGCTTCATTTCATTTTTGTTCCCTCCTTCACTATCACCGTATACTCTCATCTTATCAAGCCACAGTCCTCAGCagcaactttttttttttattttattttatttattgtgtTAGGAGTGATTAGTTAATTTTGGAGTTGAAAGTAAGACTAGAACATCTAAAATAGTACGTGATTATACGTCTGCAGAAGATCATATTATCGACTCCTAACTATgtaagtttattatttttagttaatttgtTAGTATTTAGTTAATTAACATTAGTTTAGTAGTTTGTCattatttatttgaataatttgtctaaatgattttattaaagaaattaataaaaaatatgaatatgaataataagaaatttgaatttttgtaatgattatttattttattttctattattaatttattctttttgctatttattaaattaatttattttgtggtTGAACTTTATCAGGCTAATAGGAATCTTCTGTCCCGTAAGCTTAACCAGCCAGAGACATGGCATTCGACGGTTGACCAAGCCTTACGAACCACTGGATTGTACCAGCTTTTGAGAGTTGGAGTGATTAGAGGGCATTTTGCGATGCTATCTGCTCTTGTGGAAAGGTAGCGGTCGAAGACGCATACGTTTGTAATGCCAATAGATGAGGTTATAGTGACATTGGAGGATGTATTACACATATTCGGCCCACCGATCGATGGAGAGGTTGTGACCGGTTGGACCGATAGCAGTCACGACTTCTTGGTCATCCAAAGCCTCGCGATATTCGACAGCGAACCCATGAGCAGTTCCTCCAAAAGCTACATAAAACTTTCATGGGTTCGCCATATTAGAGACACACGACTTTTAGACACATCGGAGTCTGTTAAGCGTTATGTTAGGTGTCACATCTTCTGTCTGCTGGGTACCACCCTCTTCGCGGATAAGTCAATGGCATATGCCCACGCGAAGTATCTACCACTGCTCCAGAATTTTGATTAGATCGGCAATTACAGTTGGAGGTTAGCTTGTGTCTCGCACCTTTACAGGTCATTGTGTCATGGATCACGGTACGATTGTAAGGAAATGGATGGCCCACTTTATTTGTTGTTTATTTGGGCATGGGAGCATATGTTGTGACTTGCGCCCATTCCCCAGCAGCAGCTTGTGTAAGCTGATATACCGGTGGCACGCAGctaacaataaataatttattagaaTTTCACTTGtatgttaattatattttactgGCAATATGTAATTTAAACTCTATAAATAATGTTCTGTGTTGCAGATGGAGTCATCATCCACGGACCCAACACATGGATGTCTACGAGCATGGCGTCTATTAGGCACGCAATTGACTTTATGGAAGAGGTGAGTATGGGTTTTGAGGTTTTCTATTATAATTTACGGTATTATTAATAATGTAATGGCCCTCGCAATATTTTGTAGTTTGTCTGGAGGTCGTATGTCAGCATCATCATACATGCCGAACTACACGCACACCTTGATGTCTGTGACACGGTAGGGCCATTGGTGTCATTCGAGTGTGTCGAATGACTTCCGGCGGATCAAGTGGTTCGCCAATACGAATATGCACAATCTCCCCTCTAGCAGCACAAGCCATACAAGTGACACACATTGATATACTCTTCGGGGAGTACAGTCCCATGACTGGCGCGGGATACATGACGAATGAATACAACAATGGGAGAACCACCGCAACAGTCGTATGCGAGATCGGGATCTGCAACCAATTGTCAACTTTACCCCCGTCTTCTGATTATCAGAATTGGTACATTGGATCATACAGGATGTACCTGAGGCTGTCGGATGTCATTCCTCAGCATCCACCGCAGCAGCCACTCTAGCATCCCCCTAGTAGCCAGCACAGCCTTATGCAGTATTTCAGCCATTTCTTTATCATTGCCCACAACTATCTCAGCACGACAACTCAGGTCATGGGCAGTCGAGCCATCACAGCTCGCATCACAGCCATCAGTCGCAGCATCACAACCATCAGTCTCATCGCAGATCACATCACAGCCATCAGTAGTGCCATCACAACCATCAATCTCATCATAGATCACATCACAACCGGCATAGCCATCACCCTTATAGTGCATGGAACTACAAACAAAAATGAATTCTCACAGGCAAAGCTCACCCCCTCATATGTATTTCGTATAACTTCACCGTTGTGGTAAATCGCTATATTTGCAGTGCCCTCTACTGCACCAATCCTGGAGAAAAATACCTCTCTACGAGTTTTGGTTTTTATAGGCAGAAGATTCACCTCGTAGGTTACGTGTTGCAACGTCATCCAACCAGCGTCTGCCACGTGTACAACACGCAGGATGCGTGTTGCTTGCCAGGTTGCCACGTGTGAATCACGCATGATGCGTTTTGAATGGATGTGCGCCACGTGTCAACACACGGATAGTGCATGTTGCATTTGATTCGGACAAGTGTCCAACACGTTAGTGTGTGCTGAGTCAGCACGTTACCTGTGTGTTGTGCCTGCACCTCTGTAATATCCACCCATCTGTATATATATATCGAAAATCTATATTTCCAACAAAAACACACATCTTTATTTCATATTAAAATTCTTTAGCCCAAATTATACCCGCATAAATTATTTTGATTCCCAAAATTTGAAATTGTGAGACATTAATGCATAATTAATACCTTCTATTTTCCTTCCTATTTAcaacattttcttttaatcttttttttttttcattttcacacTTTATCGAATAAAATTCCTATAATATATGGATTAAATCAAGCTATTATATTGTCATAAATTttctcttaaataaaataaaaaaatctttattttcaaaagaaaaattaagatGACACTATTTATTTGGAtgcacttcttttttttttttttgaacttaGGAATTAGTTCATTTAAGAGTAGGTGAACTGCCAATTCGCCTAGTCTCGAAAGGCTATGCCACTGGTTTAGTCATTCAATTATGTTTTTATTGATGTTAGTCAAGAGAAAATCACAGTAGTGGTGATAACAGTGATGGCGATGGAGTAGTCGAAAAGGAGAATTATATGAGAAAAGATTTGGATAATATTAATAAAGAGTTAGGAATTGAAATAATAGTGACAGCAATGATaaaggattttttttaataatttaaatattttatttacggATATAGATAATTTAGACACAATTTATGTTTTTG is a window from the Arachis stenosperma cultivar V10309 chromosome 3, arast.V10309.gnm1.PFL2, whole genome shotgun sequence genome containing:
- the LOC130968330 gene encoding uncharacterized protein LOC130968330 isoform X1; its protein translation is MIQNADMELESGTCNICSAPCSSCMHLNRALTGTKAEECSDENCRSGEPSQFSMDVSDLSSHRSTACERLKHAVSETSNLLSVNSGHESLSENAETTQTLSEKYHDAKCLEGPDDSSSCISRNSNANLVSDSHQRDADKINISCSSSSVSHLGVEGSTSGPSVYISGLCEIPSSKDADMPENSSECCVGNVESSPTKEIITANFSGEKLLANNKGLVNGTTSKFSAKVYPKSEADSDNGVGDVKDEDRKVPAHDGLHEKQGELVKSPVKPEAQSGDVSDDSDVEHDVKVCDICGDAGREELLAICSRCSDGAEHTYCMREMLEKVPEGDWLCEECKYAEETEKHRLDVEEKKVHKVCSTAQISGKRPSEGEELAKAGKRQALESSKGSPKGSSPKKIFPLSRESSFKSIDKGKLKSDHQTSICNHSNGNDIELARSLSAGPRSQTAKSTLLKSNSFNNINSKPRVKLVDEVPQKKKGAGEHTSKNIEMPGRMISKSSSLKSSNLGHSCATESKVKMVTSKPGTTADQKGSKLAKESGASDRKFFSRVDRPVVCSTMASSALLTSKSDQKLTPRSETAKPSTINNNHEFKVNQDGRSNSLLKSKNNTSQRTSTSGDETQLDGLPQSREITNQVDKTKGSSGDCVRSGLTNASESPFCHKCKDLGHATECCMVDKQEFGLEGSATGPNSSKDKTHKDNRLKAAIQAALLRRPKICKRKEVPDQTEKFLTSAIDMKSEVTSQDKAFVIDTPKNIVSTEETKVRQDILQNPTFETSSSNDSKQHSFCPADFGSQPRKLESVGPTPGNPVVRDFRNQALAVSSVLPKISVFPEYEYIWQGVFRMHRSGKPPDLCTGIQAHLSTCASPKVLEVVNKILPEVSLNEISRLSTWPTQFHQGGAKEDNIALYFFAKDIESYERHYKGLLDHMIRNDLALKGIFDGVELLIFPSNQLPENSQRWNMLFYLWGVFRGQRRNNSDSAKKICSPSLNALPVQKGSLTAVMTLSETHCSPMRMDEQPIACGKTCSEVLSSTSMDQGDTILSGDFDIKETIFDQARLGPQVNLRRQDSRINAESASKNPTSSEQLCQQMHSPGSPPKDGQHRIPTPPEAMGTHVSSRILETKIDFDISVKENSLSSGIPSAGKQEIDAASNTSKNQISERTNNDEDQRRPKRKLIEEDLNVNMEATFQEDPTIRGTNCEQTNDKRVEHIDVSDAVLKASADSYQKLEDGETSSKKLKSGFGEIYASCSSGRRESFNGSFTAPANHPGTLSSVEGRGCKEACLDKVIHEDLGTMERTFFPVGLHQKNDSRLMLNGMPVEGPCDYEGQFQVGIPNLELALGGETKPQPPPAPPLPPRKGMFPFLVGDGDKKNNQEKPPEVVADEKEGDDSVAASLSLSLSFPSSNKEPVKPAPKAEHSPDGHHVNTSFLLFGRYTDK
- the LOC130968330 gene encoding uncharacterized protein LOC130968330 isoform X2, with product MIQNADMELESGTCNICSAPCSSCMHLNRALTGTKAEECSDENCRSGEPSQFSMDVSDLSSHRSTACERLKHAVSETSNLLSVNSGHESLSENAETTQTLSEKYHDAKCLEGPDDSSSCISRNSNANLVSDSHQRDADKINISCSSSSVSHLGVEGSTSGPSVYISGLCEIPSSKDADMPENSSECCVGNVESSPTKEIITANFSGEKLLANNKGLVNGTTSKFSAKVYPKSEADSDNGVGDVKDEDRKVPAHDGLHEKQGELVKSPVKPEAQSGDVSDDSDVEHDVKVCDICGDAGREELLAICSRCSDGAEHTYCMREMLEKVPEGDWLCEECKYAEETEKHRLDVEEKKVHKVCSTAQISGKRPSEGEELAKAGKRQALESSKGSPKGSSPKKIFPLSRESSFKSIDKGKLKSDHQTSICNHSNGNDIELARSLSAGPRSQTAKSTLLKSNSFNNINSKPRVKLVDEVPQKKKGAGEHTSKNIEMPGRMISKSSSLKSSNLGHSCATESKVKMVTSKPGTTADQKGSKLAKESGASDRKFFSRVDRPVVCSTMASSALLTSKSDQKLTPRSETAKPSTINNNHEFKVNQDGRSNSLLKSKNNTSQRTSTSGDETQLDGLPQSREITNQVDKTKGSSGDCVRSGLTNASESPFCHKCKDLGHATECCMVDKQEFGLEGSATGPNSSKDKTHKDNRLKAAIQAALLRRPKICKRKEVPDQTEKFLTSAIDMKSEVTSQDKAFVIDTPKNIVSTEETKVRQDILQNPTFETSSSNDSKQHSFCPADFGSQPRKLESVGPTPGNPVVRDFRNQALAVSSVLPKISVFPEYEYIWQGVFRMHRSGKPPDLCTGIQAHLSTCASPKVLEVVNKILPEVSLNEISRLSTWPTQFHQGGAKEDNIALYFFAKDIESYERHYKGLLDHMIRNDLALKGIFDGVELLIFPSNQLPENSQRWNMLFYLWGVFRGQRRNNSDSAKKICSPSLNALPVQKGSLTAVMTLSETHCSPMRMDEQPIACGKTCSEVLSSTSMDQGDTILSGDFDIKETIFDQARLGPQVNLRRQDSRINAESASKNPTSSEQLCQQMHSPGSPPMDSTESPHLLKQWERM